NNNNNNNNNNNNNNNNNNNNNNNNNNNNNNNNNNNNNNNNNNNNNNNNNNNGTTATATTTCTTTTTTTCTAGCAATCTTTTTAATTCCTCAAAGCTTCTCTGCTCCCTTTCTGACTTGTACTCGAACAATCTAGCTTGTACCCCCCCCCCGATTTCATTGCATATCACTCCTTGATTATTTAATTATTCTTTCTATAATCTTCTCCAACCAACATAACACCTTTGCACATCTCATTTATCCTGCTTTCTATTCTTCCACCTAACTTATTCTTAAGATCTTTAACACTGCAATTAGTCGTGAATATAGTAGGTAACATTTTCTCGTACCTGGAATTAATAATCACAAATAATCTTTCTCTGACCCAATCTTTTGTATTTTCTGCTCCGATATCATCCAATACTACTAGATCTGCTTCAGTTAATGCAGTAATTAAATCCCACTCATTCTCTTCTGTGTCCCAGGTGTTTCTTATTTTTGTGATTAAATCAGGAATAGATATAAAGACGCCTGTATGATCCTGGCTTATTACTTCTTGCAATATAGCAGCTGCCAAATGTGTTTTTCCTGTACCAAAATCCCCAACTAGTAACAACCCTTCACCGTTCTTCATTTTATCGCTAAAGTCATTGGCGTAACTCACACAAGTCTCATAAGCTTTTTTATTTTTATTATCAAGTTTAAAATTATCAAAAGTTCTTCTCATGAATCTTTTGCTTAATCTACTTTGACTAAAATGTTTCTCTATTCTAGCCTTCTTGATGTCTAAAGCTTTTTTGATTATTGCTTCTTTTTCTCTAGTAAGTTTTTCTCGATCACATTTGTCGCAAACATCTGGCGATAACCACTTTTTAAGTAAAAAATTAACTTCTGGTTCAACTAATTTTCCGCACTCTTTACACTTTTTAGCTTCTGGTTTTTTAGTTGATAAAGAACCCCGGACTTGCTCCTTCGGAATAGTCTTTGTCACCTGTTGAGTTAACATTTTGTTTATCTGTTCCATTTTTAGCACCTCCACTTAAATTTTGTAATGTTTCCTTGGCTTCGGCTATAAAGCAACGAATAAACTTATAACTATTGATGCTAACACCAGCCTCTGGATCCCCATGCCTGTAATTCCCTCTCTCTGTTTGAGTGTATATGGCAATATCGCAAGCTTTTTTTATAATTTCTGGTCCATATTCCTCTAGATCATCTTTAAGCAAATATCCTTTTGACAGTTGGGTAAGATGTAGTTTTTTAGTTATATATTTCAATATTTCTTGAAAATCAGTGTTATTATTTTGCTGGCCAGTATTTTCTCCTTCACGCGTGCTAGGTAGTATAGTATTTATATCTTTAGTATTATTATTAGTATTATATAGTTCCCTCTTAGCTGGAAGCTGTGTTCCCTCTGAGCCGGAAACTTGTTTCCTTTTTAGCTTGTTGCTTGGTTCCATCTTAGAAGGAACCTGATCATCCTGGGGGTTTGTAGCTATTTTCTGCTTGTTTTTCTTTGAAAAATCATCTTTACCGAACAAAAAATTAATTATTGCATCTTCATTAATTTTAAAGTGTCTTTTAGCTGGAATTCCTATTAATTTCTTAGTTATAAGACCTAATTTTTCTAAAGCATCAATAGCTAAATCTTGTTGAGAACTGGACACACCAATTAACTGTTCTAACTTATTGTGGGTAATAAAAAACCACTCTCTTTTACCATCCTCTTTCTTTGTATTGCCCTTGATATTTACTAATTGTCCTTCTTTTTTATGGTACTTATATCTAGAAATCAATTCCGACAAAACAGCAGCTGTCATCAATCCTCCTGCTGGTCTAAATTCTCTCTTGGTGTTCTCCCTATCATCTGCGACTTTGGTTTTCTTTAACTTCTGTATTAAAGACTTATTTATAGTTAATGATCCATCACTTCTTAATAAATCTAATATATCCATTACTATGCCCCCTTATATCAGTTACTCATTTTCTCTTTTAGAATTCTCACCCAACATAAGCTCTTTTCTCGCTTATCTCTTTTCTTAGATTTAGTTTCAGACTCTTCTCCAGGTAATCTGTATCTAGCCATTTGTTTCCCCCTGAATATAATTAAGAAGGCTAGAATTAACTAGCCTTACTCTTCAATTTCTTAAGTAAACCTTTGGCGTAGCCTTCTGGTAGATCTTCAACATAATTAAATTTAATATGACTTAAAAACTCCGTTATAATTTCTTTAGCTAGCTTTGATGATTCTTTGATTTCAAGTATCTCTTTTTGTTCTGGAGTTAGTTCTTTTTGCTCTTCTGCTTCCTGATCAGTGATCTCTTCCTTTTCACCCTTAGGATATCTTTGGTTAAGCTCTTTCTCCAAGCTCTCTGATTCTTTTCTTAACTGCTCATTCAATGCTGGATTTTGGAACTCCGTCTCATCACTTTCAATATTGCTACTTTCTAAAAAATCAATTTCTTCTTCAAATAAATTTATGTTTTCCAACCGTTCTAACTGAGACTTAATCTCTAAACGTTCTTTTTTTACTCTTACAACCTCTCTAATCAATTGAGTATTTGACCCACTAAATTTAACATGAGTAAAATAGTTGGTTGTAGCTCCTTTACCTCCACCTTTCTTCTCATAATCATCTGCATAAGGTTGAATAGCTAACTTCAACGGTATACCTTCTAAAATACCACCAGTTTTGCTTTTGATCATCTTTAGACTATCTAATATAGCCTTTACCTTTTTAAAACCTTTGGGGCGATATTTCGCACACCCTCCAACTTCTTCCATGCCTTTAATTTGGCAATTGAACACTCCATAAGGCTTACATCCTCTTTTCTCTGCACAAGGACAATCACTACCTTGACATATCCCTGTAACTGGATCTTTATCTCCTGTCATCCCATAAAAGATAGATTGATTTCCATCGCCTTCACAAACTTTAACATTACCCTTATATGCAGAGAACCAGTGAGGAAACACCTTACCTATATCATCATGCATTAATATGATATCTATTTCAGTTGGTTTTTCTTTGTATAATTCAATAGCTCGTTTATTCTGTTTAAAATTGCCATTGGCTTTATTTGTATCAGTAATTTTTAAGTAGCTCAATTGGTTGGGCAATCCACTATCTTCTCTTCTTTCTCCGTCTTTTATCTTAAATACCTCTGGAATTTGAACGTTATCTTTGAACTCACTAATTTCTCTAAACACCCTGCATCGCCACCTTTCCATTGCTGGAGGAGCTAGGTTTTACCCCGGCTCCGTCCTCCTGCTTCTCCACCAATACTGTCTTACTCATAGTGATTATCACCCGACCATAATCCTCAATTACTACAGCATCATTCACGCCACCACATCCTTTAGTGGCTCTAAATAATAAGCTTGAGCTTCATGGTCAGTCATTCCAGATTCAATAGACGCTTGAGCTTTCGCTAAAGCATCTAATATGTCTTTTAGTTGTTGTTCAACACTGACCTTCTCTGCCTCTTTGAATGTGTACGGAACTTTTGTATCAGCTGGATCTGATACAACTTGAACAGATCCCAGATAGCTTGTACCATCATACAGGTCAAAAACATCTTGCTTAACTCTCTTGACTCTAGCTCTTGAAGCTGGGACTAAATAAGTTAAGTTAGCCCAAGCTTTCATCTCTTGAATAGAAATTGTAACCCCTTGGCCATTCTCCAACTCTACTTGATATCTATTATTTTTGTATTTCATCTTTTCCACTCTCCTTAATTATTTTTGCACCCTCACAATACGTCCATCAGTCAGTTCAATCCATTCTCCATTGTCATCATATTTCTTGATTTCAGTCGCATTAGATGGTATAATTAAAGAAAGTGTTATTAATAATGCGACCGAGATTATTGTTACAGCAATAATCTTTTTCATGAAATCACCTCCTTTCGAGGTGTAATCAAATTTAATAAGAATTTACTAAGGCACTTACTTGGCGGTTGGTGCCTTTTTCGTTTCTATTGCCACTTCTGTATCCCTTTGCTACCATTTTTCTTTCGCTATCATCTTCCACTTTACTAAGATTTATCCCGACCCTTTCTTTTAGAGCTTTCAAACACATTGCACCACAAGTCAACACATCCATTATTTGATCAGCTACATAATAAGCTATATCCCTTTCTCTATCGCTATACTGCTCTGGGTCTAGCTTATTAAAAACTCCTATCTCATCTAATTGATGCAAAGCATCTATCATTTCTTGAGCTTCGCCACCTTTTTGCCCATTAGTCATTATCCATCTAGTAGTATCTAAGCTCTGGTTAACAATATCAAGATAAGCTATTCGAACTGGAGTTCCGATTGCTTCCCACTTCAACTCTGTACTATCTAAAACTTTAGACATTTCAAGTAATAAATCCAGAGGTATGGAACTTTTGCTATTCTCATAATTGCTGATCATGCTCCTATCCACTCCAACAGCTAATCCTAATTCGCTCTGAGACATAAGGTTGTCTCTAGCTTCAAAAAGTAACTTAGATATCTTTTTATTTAATATCTTCACAGTCTTTCGCCTCCTTTCTAATAATTACCACAACAAACTCTAGATTCGTTAATTAATAAAAGGTTATAATGTAACTAGTAAGGTGATTGTTGTTTAAAAAAATGTCGGATTAATTTAAAAAAATATACTTTTTAAAATCTAATTCATTTTTATCACAATATTTAATTATACTACAAAAAAATTTATCTTTAGGTTCTGTAGAACCATTTATAATCTGAGAAACTAGCGACCTACTTACTCCTATGCTATCTGAAAATGAAGTAATATTATTGTCGAACCTATTTTTTATCAATTTTTTTATAGCTACAATATTAGCTTCCATTATCTCACCGCCTTGTTGTTTATTTTTTTATCACTTTGTACCAATAGTATAACATACAAAATTACTGTTGTCAATTTTTTAAACACTTTTTTTGACTATTTTTTAAACGGATGTTTTATTGTTTGGTTGTTGATATTTTAAACAATTTTGATATAATTTTATTAGGGAGGTGTCAAAATGTTTAACAAAGACAAATTTAAAAACTTAATAGAAAAAGCAAAAGGAGATAGATCTATATCGCAATATTCCAGAGAATCTGATGTTAGTCGTACTTATATTTCACAATCAATAAACAAAACTTTAGATAGCCCTCCCAACCCTGATATCTTAAGAAGGCTTGCTAATAAAGCTAAGAATGGAGTTGAATATAAAGATTTAATGTCTGCTGCCGGTTATCTTAAAGATGTTATTTTTGAAAATAAATTACCCCCTAACTCTATACCAGTAAACGAAGATACAACAACTTTAATTCCTGTTCTTGGGACTGTAGCTTGCGGGCAACCCCTATTAGCTGAAGAGAATATTATAGGTTATCGTTTAGTCTTGAAGAAAAGTATTAACGGGGGGGCTTATTTCTTTCTTCAAGCTGAAGGAGACAGCATGATCAATGCTGGGATTATACCAGGAAGTTATATTTTAGTAAGAAAACAAGAAGAGGTAGAAAATGGAGAGATTGCAGTAGTTGCTTTTATGAATGGGTGTGAAGCAGAAGCAACTGTCAAGCGAATACACAAAACTGACGGGAAATTAGTCTTGCAGCCAGAAAGCCCAAACCCTGTTCACAAAGTGGAAATTATCGATAGTGGAAAAGTGGAAGTTATAGGCAAAGTAGTTGGAGTTCAGACTGATCTATAGGGATGTTTTTTATTTTTGTCTAATCTAAGAAAAATAGCAGTTATTTAAATAAAAATAATCTATAACATATCCATTTAAAGTCTGGTAAATAAGTCAATAAAGAGGACAAGTAGTCCTTTTTATTTTTATATAGATTAGATATATTTAGTATATCTTCATATTGTCGGTAATTGTCGAATTGTGTTTATTATATAATTTGTATAAGAGGTGCCGTTATGAGCAAAGTGATAAAATTTGAAAGTCCTCACTCTAAAATAAAAGAAGCATTAAGTAACAAACCTGGTCTATTAAACTTTTATAATAGCTTGCTATATAGAGATGAATGTAAGCCTTTCCTAAAAAAGTTTAAAGAATCAAATGATCTAACTAACCAAGATATAATTAACATCTTTGAATTTATAAAAGCTAATGACGAAGGCAAAAATCAGATACATATAAATGGCGAAATATCTATCAATGATTTAGCTTTATGCTTTGCGAAGATAAAAGAAATGAAAAATGAGAAAAAAGATAACTTACATAATTTAAGGAGTGATTAGTGTGTCAATTTGCCCAAAGTGCGGAGAAAAGAATAATAATGAATCAAATTTTTGTCAAAATTGTGGAACTTCTATCAATAGAGAACCTGAAACTAAGAAAGGAGTAAAGCATTACTTAATTAAATTTGGAATTGTGCTTTTAACATTAATAATTCCACCAGTAGGTATCTTTTTTGTATTTAAATCAAACAAATTTGGAAAGCCAGGTAAAATAATATCTGGAATATACATAGGTTTATTTATTTTGATGCTTTTAGTACCTACAGATAACAGTAGCACCAAAGTAACTACTCAAGCTGGTTCAGAAAATGGTAAGGTTTATAAAAACATAGAAATAACTAATTTGTATTCTGAAAAAAATAAGGTGTTTATTAAGGGTAAGACAGATCTACCAAACGGATCTAAAATATTAATATCCTTTAATGCTATTGATTCAGACTCAAAAGGGGAAACTATAAAATCAATAGTTGGCAACAAAGTATTCAAGGGCATATTAAATATTCCTGCTGATAAAAAATTTATAAAAGGTCCTTACAAGATTAAAGCTTCCTTTAATCCACAAGATCAAGAAAGAAAAGTTTTAAAACTGGTTGGCAAAAGAGGGACTAATTTAAAAGGAGATAATGTGAAAACTGAAATTTTCTCTCCTTCCATAATGGAAGTATCTAAAAAAATTGATATTAAGTTAGATTTACCTGCTGATAAAATACGTGAATATGAAACAAATAAATATATATCAGAGGATTTAACTGAATATTTAGGAG
The nucleotide sequence above comes from Orenia marismortui DSM 5156. Encoded proteins:
- a CDS encoding ATP-binding protein — its product is MEQINKMLTQQVTKTIPKEQVRGSLSTKKPEAKKCKECGKLVEPEVNFLLKKWLSPDVCDKCDREKLTREKEAIIKKALDIKKARIEKHFSQSRLSKRFMRRTFDNFKLDNKNKKAYETCVSYANDFSDKMKNGEGLLLVGDFGTGKTHLAAAILQEVISQDHTGVFISIPDLITKIRNTWDTEENEWDLITALTEADLVVLDDIGAENTKDWVRERLFVIINSRYEKMLPTIFTTNCSVKDLKNKLGGRIESRINEMCKGVMLVGEDYRKNN
- a CDS encoding recombination directionality factor, coding for MFREISEFKDNVQIPEVFKIKDGERREDSGLPNQLSYLKITDTNKANGNFKQNKRAIELYKEKPTEIDIILMHDDIGKVFPHWFSAYKGNVKVCEGDGNQSIFYGMTGDKDPVTGICQGSDCPCAEKRGCKPYGVFNCQIKGMEEVGGCAKYRPKGFKKVKAILDSLKMIKSKTGGILEGIPLKLAIQPYADDYEKKGGGKGATTNYFTHVKFSGSNTQLIREVVRVKKERLEIKSQLERLENINLFEEEIDFLESSNIESDETEFQNPALNEQLRKESESLEKELNQRYPKGEKEEITDQEAEEQKELTPEQKEILEIKESSKLAKEIITEFLSHIKFNYVEDLPEGYAKGLLKKLKSKAS
- a CDS encoding helix-turn-helix domain-containing protein, with amino-acid sequence MKILNKKISKLLFEARDNLMSQSELGLAVGVDRSMISNYENSKSSIPLDLLLEMSKVLDSTELKWEAIGTPVRIAYLDIVNQSLDTTRWIMTNGQKGGEAQEMIDALHQLDEIGVFNKLDPEQYSDRERDIAYYVADQIMDVLTCGAMCLKALKERVGINLSKVEDDSERKMVAKGYRSGNRNEKGTNRQVSALVNSY
- a CDS encoding helix-turn-helix domain-containing protein, with amino-acid sequence MEANIVAIKKLIKNRFDNNITSFSDSIGVSRSLVSQIINGSTEPKDKFFCSIIKYCDKNELDFKKYIFLN
- a CDS encoding LexA family protein; translation: MFNKDKFKNLIEKAKGDRSISQYSRESDVSRTYISQSINKTLDSPPNPDILRRLANKAKNGVEYKDLMSAAGYLKDVIFENKLPPNSIPVNEDTTTLIPVLGTVACGQPLLAEENIIGYRLVLKKSINGGAYFFLQAEGDSMINAGIIPGSYILVRKQEEVENGEIAVVAFMNGCEAEATVKRIHKTDGKLVLQPESPNPVHKVEIIDSGKVEVIGKVVGVQTDL
- a CDS encoding zinc ribbon domain-containing protein; the encoded protein is MSICPKCGEKNNNESNFCQNCGTSINREPETKKGVKHYLIKFGIVLLTLIIPPVGIFFVFKSNKFGKPGKIISGIYIGLFILMLLVPTDNSSTKVTTQAGSENGKVYKNIEITNLYSEKNKVFIKGKTDLPNGSKILISFNAIDSDSKGETIKSIVGNKVFKGILNIPADKKFIKGPYKIKASFNPQDQERKVLKLVGKRGTNLKGDNVKTEIFSPSIMEVSKKIDIKLDLPADKIREYETNKYISEDLTEYLGETNEDKQVYIKHTYSDINRHLTLWLNGSENLTKNMTREGLLLESKKVFQEIFTSRENINSLSIIWHLPLVDIKGNVSDSKVMSIDITRANYNSINWGNISTSNIPRIVDNYWAHRALR